In a single window of the Candidatus Methylomirabilis sp. genome:
- a CDS encoding carboxypeptidase regulatory-like domain-containing protein, with product MKGIVTVLLSAAVALGASPAGAAYQAVEVKDGGSISGTVKLSGAAPPVKAIDVTKDREICGKGGKLVDESLLVGSNGGVQHAVVSLTDIAKGKKWATEKFTFDQRNCRFDPHVLVVKVGASVDILNSDGILHNIHTFSSKNSAFNVAMPKFKKKIEKTFAAPEIIKAACDAHAWMSGWIVVSESPYAVTTDGSGNFKLDNVPPGNYKVEVWHEKLGKVTKEVAVKAKEETKLGVELAAK from the coding sequence ATGAAGGGGATCGTGACCGTTCTCCTGAGCGCGGCGGTGGCCCTCGGGGCCTCCCCGGCCGGCGCCGCCTACCAGGCGGTCGAGGTGAAGGACGGGGGCTCCATCAGCGGAACCGTGAAGTTGAGCGGGGCCGCGCCGCCGGTCAAGGCCATCGACGTGACGAAGGACAGGGAGATCTGCGGGAAGGGGGGGAAGCTGGTGGACGAATCCCTCCTCGTGGGATCGAACGGGGGGGTCCAGCACGCCGTGGTCTCGCTCACCGACATCGCCAAGGGGAAGAAGTGGGCGACCGAGAAGTTCACCTTCGACCAGAGGAACTGCCGCTTCGACCCCCACGTCCTGGTGGTGAAGGTCGGCGCGTCCGTGGACATCCTGAACTCCGACGGGATCCTCCACAACATCCACACCTTCAGCAGCAAGAACTCGGCCTTCAACGTGGCGATGCCGAAGTTCAAGAAGAAGATCGAGAAGACCTTCGCGGCCCCGGAGATCATCAAGGCCGCCTGCGACGCCCACGCCTGGATGTCCGGATGGATCGTTGTGTCGGAGTCCCCGTATGCGGTCACGACCGACGGGAGCGGGAACTTCAAGCTGGACAACGTCCCACCGGGCAACTACAAGGTGGAGGTCTGGCACGAGAAGCTGGGGAAGGTCACCAAGGAGGTCGCGGTCAAGGCGAAGGAGGAGACCAAGCTGGGCGTGGAGCTCGCTGCGAAGTAG
- a CDS encoding c-type cytochrome — translation MPTPYVPDERRTLRRIFFVSSMILLATMVWALWDEAVSRRPWIRYQIAFNKLEYEQVSAELEAARKRLEGPEAQRTLEELKTQLSVAEDALKGPDYRAALAERDRLQRALVEANQTLQFTRSELDEAYYFYDKARHEKGDVARARAVVDRLEKEAAALLPGVEAAQAAADQAAEKVRAFEQQRQAIDAKIQEVTAEVRSLEGRLEAIRLRPLEVKQVVVDGLQLNEFEQPILRVDRCQTCHLGIERGGLEAADQPFRTHPNRLAIFGKHPVSEFGCTGCHEGQGPALEVALAHRPKKYWERPLLKDEMTQATCLRCHRGQTEWVVAAQAPAPGAAAAGEAQAAEVQAASQLVDLAPALSRGILLLETLGCFGCHNIKGYETAEKVGPDLTRIRAKVQPAWLVRWIQKPETYLPHTRMPSFGLSEKDATAVAAYLLKHSEPAPRAAGSYAPAAAAARGREIFQQVGCYACHQLRGPDGEAKPSTFFAQVERDFAPDLSGLAGKVTGPEWLFAWLKNPKAFRPTTPMPSLRLRDAEASALTNFLLTLGKREPTPPALLTELNRPEVIEEGRRLIGKRGCFGCHEIRGFEKAEKIAPDLSNFANKRLLELFFGDATHVPETWEDYTLWKLKQPDIYATERIEQIMPNFRLNDQQVKSLRAYLKSFSAEAAPHRRFLRTLSDAEQAVEAGRRLTRKYNCVGCHVIEGRGGDIRVRFASPAAAPPPLILRNGLLSEGEKVQAPWLYEFLIQPTPIRPWLTVRMPTFGLTSNEVTGLTGYFNGQAGLPFPTPLTYIGPLDPSLVAAGRRLTSKDYFDCFSCHQQGEKKPEGPPEGWAPDLALARRRLRPEWMVKWITDPQKVQPGTKMPNFYPGGPDDILGGDESRQIEALVEFLLSLGR, via the coding sequence ATGCCCACCCCCTATGTCCCCGATGAGCGCCGGACGTTACGGCGGATCTTCTTCGTCTCCAGCATGATTCTCCTGGCCACCATGGTGTGGGCACTGTGGGACGAGGCGGTCTCCCGCCGGCCGTGGATTCGGTACCAGATCGCCTTCAACAAGCTGGAGTACGAGCAGGTGAGCGCGGAACTGGAGGCGGCCCGCAAAAGGCTGGAGGGGCCCGAGGCCCAGCGCACCCTCGAGGAGCTCAAGACCCAACTCAGCGTGGCCGAGGACGCCCTGAAGGGGCCGGACTACCGGGCGGCGCTGGCGGAGCGAGACCGCCTGCAGCGGGCCCTCGTGGAGGCGAACCAGACCCTGCAGTTCACCCGCAGCGAGCTGGACGAGGCCTACTATTTCTATGACAAGGCGCGCCACGAGAAGGGGGACGTCGCCCGCGCCCGGGCGGTCGTGGACCGGCTCGAGAAGGAGGCCGCGGCTCTCCTGCCCGGCGTCGAGGCGGCGCAGGCGGCGGCGGATCAGGCGGCCGAGAAGGTGCGGGCCTTCGAGCAGCAGCGGCAGGCGATCGACGCGAAAATCCAGGAGGTCACCGCCGAGGTCCGGAGCCTCGAAGGCCGGCTCGAGGCGATCCGGCTCCGCCCGCTCGAGGTGAAGCAGGTGGTGGTGGACGGGCTGCAGCTCAACGAGTTCGAGCAGCCCATCCTCCGCGTGGACCGCTGCCAGACGTGCCACCTGGGGATTGAGCGGGGCGGCCTCGAGGCGGCGGACCAGCCCTTCCGCACCCACCCGAACCGCCTGGCCATCTTCGGCAAGCACCCGGTGAGCGAGTTCGGCTGCACTGGCTGCCATGAGGGGCAGGGCCCCGCCCTCGAGGTGGCCCTGGCCCATCGCCCCAAGAAGTACTGGGAGCGGCCGCTGCTGAAGGACGAGATGACCCAGGCGACGTGCCTCCGCTGCCACCGGGGGCAGACCGAGTGGGTCGTGGCGGCCCAGGCCCCCGCGCCGGGGGCGGCGGCGGCGGGGGAGGCTCAGGCCGCGGAGGTCCAGGCGGCTTCCCAGCTGGTGGACCTGGCCCCGGCCCTCTCCCGGGGGATCCTGCTCCTGGAGACCCTGGGCTGCTTCGGCTGCCACAACATCAAGGGGTACGAGACGGCGGAGAAGGTGGGCCCCGACCTCACCCGGATCCGGGCGAAGGTCCAACCGGCCTGGCTCGTCCGCTGGATCCAGAAGCCGGAGACCTACCTCCCCCACACGCGGATGCCCTCCTTCGGCCTCAGCGAGAAGGATGCAACTGCCGTCGCGGCCTACCTCCTGAAGCACTCCGAGCCGGCCCCGCGAGCCGCGGGGAGTTACGCGCCGGCGGCTGCGGCAGCCCGCGGGCGCGAGATTTTCCAGCAAGTGGGCTGCTACGCCTGCCACCAGCTCCGGGGGCCGGACGGGGAGGCGAAGCCGAGCACCTTCTTCGCGCAGGTGGAGCGGGACTTCGCCCCGGACCTGAGCGGCCTGGCCGGCAAGGTGACCGGGCCGGAGTGGCTCTTCGCCTGGCTGAAGAACCCGAAGGCGTTTCGGCCGACCACCCCCATGCCGAGCCTGCGCCTCCGCGATGCCGAGGCCAGCGCCCTGACCAACTTCCTCCTGACGCTGGGGAAGCGGGAGCCGACCCCGCCGGCCCTCCTGACGGAGCTGAACAGGCCGGAGGTGATCGAGGAGGGACGGCGGCTCATCGGGAAGCGGGGCTGCTTCGGCTGCCACGAGATCCGGGGGTTCGAGAAGGCGGAGAAGATCGCCCCGGACCTCTCCAACTTCGCCAACAAGCGGCTCCTGGAGCTCTTCTTCGGCGATGCCACCCACGTCCCGGAAACCTGGGAGGACTACACCCTCTGGAAGCTCAAACAGCCGGACATCTACGCCACGGAGCGGATCGAGCAGATCATGCCCAACTTCCGGCTGAACGACCAGCAGGTGAAGAGCCTCCGGGCCTACCTGAAATCCTTCTCGGCGGAGGCGGCGCCCCACCGGCGATTCCTGCGGACCCTGAGCGACGCCGAGCAGGCGGTGGAGGCCGGCCGCCGCCTCACCCGGAAATACAATTGCGTCGGCTGCCACGTGATCGAGGGGCGGGGCGGGGACATCCGGGTCCGATTCGCCAGCCCGGCGGCCGCCCCGCCCCCGCTCATCCTCCGGAACGGGCTGCTCAGCGAGGGGGAGAAGGTGCAAGCGCCCTGGCTGTATGAGTTCCTCATCCAGCCGACGCCGATCCGCCCCTGGCTGACGGTGCGAATGCCCACCTTCGGCCTCACGTCCAACGAAGTGACGGGGCTCACCGGCTACTTCAACGGGCAGGCCGGGCTGCCGTTTCCGACCCCGCTGACCTACATCGGGCCGCTGGATCCGAGCCTGGTGGCAGCGGGGCGGAGGCTGACCTCCAAGGACTACTTCGACTGCTTCTCCTGTCACCAGCAGGGGGAGAAGAAGCCGGAGGGTCCCCCCGAGGGGTGGGCGCCCGACCTGGCGCTCGCCCGGCGGCGGCTGCGGCCGGAGTGGATGGTCAAGTGGATCACGGACCCCCAGAAGGTCCAGCCGGGCACGAAGATGCCGAACTTCTACCCCGGGGGCCCGGATGATATCCTGGGAGGTGACGAGTCGCGGCAAATCGAAGCGCTGGTCGAGTTCCTCCTGAGTTTGGGTCGCTGA
- a CDS encoding cytochrome C — MAEVTATPAHARPAAKKPRRPSPVEDKVHCWPYLVKSEFICSILLTALLMVWSIALDAPMEDPSNPAQTPNPSKAPWYFLGLQEMLVYFDPWMAGVVLPTFIIIGLMVIPYVDINPKGNGYFTFRERPFAISVYLFGFLVLWVALVVLGVFFRGPGWNLFWPWEKWDPHKVVALTNVDLPYWWPFKWMGNPKIHDLPLLGRVFAGTALGQVELLGLVLTILYYALIPAAWIWQGKRSAALQELGPVRYGIVAFLFLTMVSLPVKMVMRIFFNIKYFWVTPWFNI; from the coding sequence ATGGCGGAGGTGACGGCGACCCCGGCCCACGCAAGGCCGGCAGCCAAGAAGCCCAGGCGGCCGAGCCCGGTGGAGGACAAGGTCCACTGCTGGCCGTACCTGGTCAAGTCGGAGTTCATCTGTTCCATCCTCCTGACGGCGCTCCTCATGGTCTGGTCCATCGCGCTCGACGCCCCCATGGAGGACCCGTCCAACCCGGCCCAGACCCCCAACCCCTCCAAGGCCCCCTGGTACTTCCTGGGCCTGCAGGAAATGCTGGTCTACTTTGACCCCTGGATGGCCGGCGTGGTCCTGCCGACCTTCATTATCATCGGGCTGATGGTCATCCCCTACGTGGACATCAACCCCAAGGGGAACGGCTACTTCACCTTCCGGGAACGGCCCTTCGCGATCAGCGTCTACCTGTTCGGATTTCTGGTCCTCTGGGTGGCCCTCGTCGTCCTGGGGGTCTTCTTCCGGGGGCCGGGGTGGAACCTCTTCTGGCCGTGGGAGAAGTGGGACCCTCATAAGGTGGTGGCGCTCACCAACGTGGACCTGCCCTATTGGTGGCCCTTCAAGTGGATGGGCAACCCCAAGATCCACGACCTGCCGCTGCTGGGCCGCGTCTTCGCCGGGACCGCCCTGGGCCAGGTGGAGCTCCTGGGGCTGGTGCTCACGATCCTCTACTACGCCCTGATCCCCGCCGCCTGGATCTGGCAGGGCAAGAGGAGCGCGGCCCTCCAGGAGCTGGGCCCGGTCCGCTACGGCATCGTGGCCTTCCTCTTCCTCACGATGGTCTCCCTGCCGGTCAAGATGGTCATGCGCATCTTCTTCAACATCAAGTACTTTTGGGTCACTCCCTGGTTCAATATCTAG
- a CDS encoding cytochrome b N-terminal domain-containing protein → MFRHDYRDTQRNRVLMIMANVWLHLHPPKVRRHAIRIRFTWCMGGITFLFFLVLTVTGVVLMFYYRPVAEYAYADMKYLQFDVPFGMLVRNMHRWAAHGMVLSVWLHMFRVFMTGSYKAPREFNWVVGVILLTLTLLLSFTGYLLPWDQLSIWAVTVGTNMARATPLLGHEGPFAEVVGVTPRYDARAFLLGGTIVGPPTLLRFYVLHCIFLPILASVLMILHFWRIRKDGGISGPL, encoded by the coding sequence ATGTTCCGCCACGATTATCGGGACACCCAGCGCAACCGGGTCCTGATGATCATGGCCAACGTCTGGCTCCACCTGCACCCCCCCAAGGTCCGCCGGCACGCCATCCGGATCCGCTTCACCTGGTGCATGGGGGGCATCACCTTCCTCTTCTTCCTGGTCCTGACCGTGACCGGCGTCGTCCTGATGTTCTACTACCGGCCGGTGGCGGAGTATGCCTACGCCGACATGAAGTACCTCCAGTTCGACGTTCCCTTCGGGATGCTGGTGCGCAACATGCACCGGTGGGCGGCCCACGGGATGGTCCTTTCGGTGTGGCTGCACATGTTCCGGGTCTTCATGACCGGCTCCTACAAGGCCCCCCGGGAGTTCAACTGGGTGGTGGGGGTCATCCTGCTCACCCTGACCCTCCTCCTTTCCTTCACCGGGTATCTCCTCCCGTGGGACCAGCTCTCCATCTGGGCCGTCACGGTGGGGACCAACATGGCGCGGGCCACGCCGCTCCTGGGGCACGAAGGCCCGTTCGCGGAGGTGGTGGGGGTGACCCCCCGCTACGATGCCCGAGCCTTCCTGCTCGGGGGGACCATCGTAGGCCCCCCCACCCTGCTGCGGTTCTATGTCCTGCACTGCATTTTTCTCCCGATCCTGGCCAGCGTGTTGATGATCCTGCATTTCTGGCGGATCCGGAAGGACGGGGGGATCTCGGGCCCGCTCTAG
- a CDS encoding Rieske 2Fe-2S domain-containing protein has product MAQDAPVRGREPIPDPPEGTPNTIWTRRDFFTAAGWGAVLVYLGTVLLAFTRFMFPRVLFEPNPVFDAGAPESYLVGIVDERFKNEKRVWIVRTEEGFYAILAICTHLGCTPNWLKAENKFKCPCHGSGFKRDGANFEGPAPRPLDRIKIVRTPEGKLVVDKSAIYRMAPGVPPGTQYPQSILKA; this is encoded by the coding sequence ATGGCGCAAGACGCACCCGTCCGAGGCCGGGAGCCCATCCCGGACCCCCCCGAGGGCACTCCGAACACCATCTGGACCCGCCGGGACTTCTTCACCGCGGCCGGCTGGGGGGCGGTCCTGGTCTATCTCGGGACCGTGCTCTTGGCCTTCACGCGCTTCATGTTCCCGCGGGTCCTCTTCGAGCCGAACCCGGTCTTCGACGCCGGGGCCCCCGAGAGCTATCTGGTGGGGATCGTGGACGAGCGCTTCAAGAACGAGAAGCGCGTCTGGATCGTCCGGACGGAGGAAGGCTTCTACGCCATCCTGGCCATCTGCACCCACCTGGGGTGCACCCCGAACTGGCTGAAGGCGGAGAACAAGTTCAAGTGTCCCTGCCACGGCAGCGGCTTCAAGCGGGACGGGGCGAACTTCGAGGGGCCGGCCCCGCGCCCCCTCGACCGGATCAAGATCGTCCGGACCCCGGAGGGGAAGCTGGTCGTGGACAAGAGCGCGATCTACCGGATGGCCCCGGGGGTCCCGCCGGGGACGCAGTACCCCCAGAGCATCCTGAAGGCGTGA
- a CDS encoding ABC transporter ATP-binding protein — translation MLEVRGLAAAYGELLALRGLSLTVGEGELVALLGSNGAGKSTTLRTISGLLRPRAGSITFAGERIDGLRPPEIVARGVVQVPEGRHLFPSLTVRENLLAGARTRPARAARPDSLAGVERLFPVLRERAGQLAGTLSGGEQQMVAIGRALMARPRLLMLDEPSLGLAPVVVTAIFQALQAINRAGTPILLVEQNAARALALSRRGYVLENGAIVLEGPSAVLLRDPLVREAYLGM, via the coding sequence GTGCTGGAGGTTAGGGGGCTCGCGGCCGCCTACGGGGAGCTCCTGGCCCTCAGGGGGCTCAGCCTCACGGTGGGCGAGGGGGAGCTGGTGGCCCTCCTGGGCAGCAACGGCGCCGGGAAGAGCACCACCCTCCGGACCATCTCGGGGTTGCTCCGGCCGCGGGCCGGAAGCATCACGTTCGCGGGGGAGCGGATCGACGGCCTGCGTCCTCCGGAGATCGTGGCCCGGGGGGTGGTTCAGGTCCCGGAGGGGCGACACCTCTTTCCGAGCCTCACGGTGCGGGAGAATCTGCTGGCGGGAGCTCGGACCCGGCCGGCGCGGGCCGCCCGCCCCGACAGCCTGGCCGGGGTGGAACGGCTCTTCCCGGTGCTCCGGGAGCGGGCAGGACAGCTGGCGGGCACGCTCTCGGGCGGGGAGCAGCAGATGGTGGCCATCGGGCGGGCCCTCATGGCCCGGCCCCGCCTCCTCATGTTGGATGAGCCCTCCCTCGGCCTGGCCCCCGTGGTGGTGACGGCGATCTTCCAGGCGCTCCAGGCCATCAACCGGGCGGGGACCCCGATCCTGCTGGTCGAGCAGAACGCGGCCCGGGCCCTGGCCCTCTCCCGACGGGGCTACGTCCTGGAGAACGGCGCCATCGTGCTCGAGGGACCGAGCGCCGTGCTGCTCCGCGACCCCCTGGTCCGCGAGGCTTACCTGGGGATGTGA